In Microbacterium terrisoli, the genomic stretch ACCAGCGTGCGAGCCGCAGCACGGCGTCGCGGCGGGTGCGGCCGCGTTCGGGCTCGTACCTGCCCCAGTAGAAGCGGGGAAGCGTGGCGGTGTCGAACAGATCGAGCCAGAGCGAGCGCAGGCTCTCGTCGGCGTCCAGATCCACCGCGGTGCAGCCGAACTGGAACGCGTGGCGCAGCTGGCGCACCTGGACGTCGGTGTCGGACAGTGCGACGCCGCGTTCGTCGGTGAGCTCGATCACCGCGTCGCCGCGGCGGTGGGCGTAGGGGTCGGCGTCGCTCACTCCGTGCCCCGCCAGATGGCAGCGGCGGTCAGCGGCACGAGCGGAGGCAGCGTCGGGCGTGAGTCGATCGGCAGACGCCGACCCTCGTCGGCCGCGGTCAGCATCGTCATCATGACCTCGAGCACGTGCGCAGCCAGATCACCGCTTGCCCGGTTCGTCGAGGGGCCGATGCCGGCGGCTCCGAGCATGTCCAGCAGTCCGACCCCGCGATCGGCGTCGATGTATCCGGCTGCGGGATCCAGCTCGCGCCATCCGTCCACGCCGCGTGCGGTGTGTTCGACGGGGCCGCTGAAGGCGTTCGGATCGGGCACGAGCAGCGTGCCGTCCTCGCCGTGCACCTCGATCGGGCGCGCCGCGGAGCGGAACCCGTCGAAGCTCATGACGACCGTCGACAGCGCACCGCCGGCGTGTTCGAGGATGCCGGTGACGTGTGTGGCGACCTCGACCGGGATGCGCTCTCCTGCGCGCGCCCCGGACCCGATCACCCGTTCGTCGCGGGAGCGGCCGGCCGCCCCCGTCACCGCGACGACGGGGCCGAGCAGCTGCACGAGCGACGTCACGTAATACGGGCCCATGTCCAGCAGCGGCCCGCCGCCGGGCAGGTAGTAGAAGTCGGGGTTGGGGTGCCAGGACTCGTGCCCCGGGGCGATCCAGGTGGCCACGGCCGCCGTGGGGCGCCCGATGAGTCCTGCCTCGACCGCGTGGCGGGCGGTCTGGATGCCGGTGCCCAGCACCGTGTCGGGCGCGCACCCGACCAGCGTGCCGCGCGCGGCGGCCTCGGCCAGCAGCGGTGAGGCCCCCGCGAGGGTGGCCGTCAGCGGCTTCTCGACGTAGACGTTCTTGCCGTGTGCGATCGAGCGGCGGCCAACCTCTTCGTGCGCGCGGGGGATCGTGAGGTTCACGACCGTGTCGATGTCGTCGCGCGCCAGCAGCGCGTCAACCGTGAGCGCGACCGTGCCGGGGTGCGCGTCGGCCACCGCGGTCGCGCGCTGCATGTCCAGATCGGCCACGGCGACCAGGTCGATGCGCGGGTGCGCGGCCAGGGTGCGCAGGTAGACGGCGGAGATGACCCCGACGCCGATGATTCCGATCCTGTGCCGATCGCTGCTCGTGGTCGTCATGCTCGGGTTGCCCACAGCATCCCCCTCTCGATGATGGTGCGCACGGTGGGGTGTTCGAGGATGTCCACCGAGTGACCCGGCGTCGCCACGACGATGCGGCCGGCGCCCCACGAGCGGGTCCAGACCGCAGGCGAGACGATCGGACGGTGCCACGGATGCCACGGCCGAGTCGGATGGGTCGTGGTGGCCAGGATGTCGATCAGCGAATCGTGCAGCACCCAGTACTGCTCGGTCTCCAGAGCGAAGTCCTCGAGTCCTGCGGTGATCGGGTGGGTGCTGCCCTCCTCGGTGAACTCGACCGTATAGGGAAGGTAATTGTCCGTCTCGTCGCCGTGCCGCAGCGACGGCTCTTTGCCGGGGTGGGTCGCGAACTGACCGCCGATCAGCTGCAGATAGTCGGAGTCGTTGCGATACGAGTCCGCGATGCCGCCGTGCCAGCCGACCAGGCCCGTGCCCGCCTCGACCGCCGCGCGCAGGCCCTGACAGGCCTCTCGGCTGATCGATGACATCGTCACGCTCTGCACGATGAGGTCGACGCGGCCCATGCGGTCGCTGTCGGCGTAGATCTGGTTGGAGTCGGTGACCTGCACGTCATAGCCGTGCTCGCGCAGGTACGGGATGAACAGCTCGGTGGCTTCGACCGGGTGATGGCCGTCCCATCCGCCGCGAACGACGAGGGCGTCTTTCATGAGGGTGTGCTTTCTGTGCGGGAGGGATGGGGGACGACGGTGAGCCGCGAGGAATCGGCGGCGCTGGCGGCGACGGCGTCGAGCACGCGCTGCACATCGAGGGCGTCGGCGAACGTCGGTGCGACCTCGGTCCCGTCGGCGATCGCGCGCACGAAATCGACGGCCTGGTGCGTGAACCCGTGCTCGTAGCCGATGCCGTGGCCGGTGGGCCACCAGGCTGACATGTAGGGATGCTGCGGCTCGGTCGCCAGCACGCGCCGGAATCCCTGCGCGACCAGGGGATCGGTCGTGTCGTAGACCTCGAGTTCGTTGCTGCGCTCGTAGTCGAACGCGATCGCGCCGCGCTCACCGCTGATCTCTATGCGGTTGGCGTTGCGCCGCCCGGTCGCCATGCGCGTCGCCTCGAAGACGCCCAGGGCGCCATCGTCGAACGTCGCGGTGAAGGCGGCCGCGTCATCCACCGTGACAGGTCCCCGTTCGCCGTCGGTGTCGCCGCGACCGCCCAGGCCCACCTGCTCGGCGAGCACCGGGCGCGTGGGCACGAAGGTCTTGAGTATCGCCGAGACGGCCGTGATGCGGCTGCCGGTGAGCCACTGCGCCGTGTCGATCGAGTGCGCGGCGATGTCGCCGAGGGCGCCGCTGCCGGCCTGTGACGCATCCAGCCGCCAGGTCAAGGGCGCGTCGGCGTCGGTGAGCCAGTCCTGCAGATATTGCGCGCGCACGTGGCGGACGGCTCCCACCAGGCCGTCGTCGATCAGCTGCTTGGCCAGCGCGAGCGCGGGCGTGCGCCGATAGCTGAAACCGCACATCGCGACGACGCCGCGCGCGTGGGCGCGGGCGGCCGCATCGGCCATGACCGTCGCGTCCTGGGTCGAGTTGGCCAGCGGCTTCTCGCACAGCACATGCTTTCCGGCGGCCAGTGCCGCCAGCGCGATCGGCGCGTGCAGGTTGCCGGGTGTGCAGATGTCGACGACGTCGATGTCGGTGCGGGAGACGACATCCTGCCAGTCGGTGCTGACTTCGGCCCAGCCGAACCGGTCGGCGAGATCCTGCGCACGCCCCGCATCGCGGCCGACGAGCACAGCGGTCTCCACGGTTCGGGGAAGGTCGAAGAACGCTCCGGCTGTGCGCCACGCGTGGGAATGGGCGCGGCCCATGAAGCCGGTGCCGATGAGGGCGATACGAAGGGGCGGCATGGACATCCTCTGAAATCAAGGGATCACGGTCGGCGGGTGAGTCCCTCTGGGTGAATCACTGTGGTGCGCACACTTATGCGTTGCCTCTGAGTCGCACCTGCGAGACTCGCTGGTATCGAACAACGGGCTGTTTATCGATAGACTCATCATAGTCGACGGAAGGCCGAGTTCAAAGCGAACGGGTCGATGAGACAATGCGACAGGGGGAATCGCGATGGTCACGATGAGCGATGTCGCTCGCGAAGCGGGCGTGTCTGTGATGACGGTCTCACACATCCTGAACGGACGGCCCCGCGCATCGGAAGCGACCCGAGAACGCGTCCTGAGCGTCGTGGCCGAACTGGGCTACGAGATCAATCTCACCGCGCGCAATCTGCGGGCCGGGCGCACGGACTCCGTCGCCCTCATCGTGCCGAGCTTCCACGACTACTTCGGCGCCGTCGCCGACCGGCTGGCACTGCTGATCGAGGCCTCGAATCGTCACCTCGTGCTCGAGCGCACGGCAGCCAATGCGCAGCACGAACGAGAAGCGCTGTCGCTGGCGCGACTGCGCATGTACGACGGCGTGCTGCTGTCGGCCTATGGGATCAGCTACGCCGAGCTCGAGCTGATCGGCAAGGCGGTTCCGCTCGTGCTGCTGGGCGAACGAGAGATGCCGGCCGACCTGAACCACGTGCGACTGGACAACGAAGAGGGCGCGCGCCTGGCCACGGAACATCTCCTGTCGCGCGGGGCGCGGCACATCGCGGTGCTGGGCGGGCGGTTCGACCCCGAGCAGAGCATGGCCTCTTCCCGCCGCGAGGGCTGGGAGACTGCGCACCGTGAAGCGGGGCTGTCCACCGATCCGCGGCTGGTGGTGCCCGTCGCGGAGTACGCGATGGCCGACGCGCGCACCGCGATGCGGCAGCTGCTGGACTCGGGGCTCCCTGTGGACGGCGTGTTCGCCGTCACCGACGTCTTGGCCCATGGTGCGCTCGCGGCGCTGGGCGAGCGGGGGATCCGCGTGCCCGACGAGGTGCAGGTCGTGGGTTTCGACGACCTCGACGTCGACGAGTTCGTCTCGTCGGGGCTCACCTCGATCAATCCGAATCACGACCAGCTCGCCGCCACCGCAGTGCGACTGCTCGAGCAGCGGATCGCCGGCGGCACCGCCGCCGAGCACGTGGTCACGCCGGTGAGTCTGGTCGTGCGCGGCTCCACCCGCTGACGCGCCGTGCTCACCCCTCGCTGGTGAACCGGGCCGTGACATCCTGCACGACCGGGCGCGAGACCAGCTCGCACATCGCCACGAACGCCCAGGCGAGGGCCAGCAGGCCGACCTCCGTGGCGAGGTAGACGACGGCGATGGCCACGATCAGCAGCGAGGCGAACGCGAGCGTGACCTGCCAGCGGGAGAAGAGCTCCACCACGGCCACACGCAGCACGTCGCGGGTGCGGAAGGAGAAGAACGCGCTGATCACCAGCGCGTGCCCCGACCACAGCGTCAGCGTGACCGCGAGGACGATGCCGATGCCGCGCAGCACGCCGGCGCCGGGCACCGCTTCGGCGAAGACGATGTCGATGCTGAGCACGACACCGATCAGCACCAGCGGAGCCCACCATTTCGTGACATCCCACAGATTCAGCCGATAGCCCCGCACGAACAGCGCGAACGGTCCGGCATCGGGCGTGCGCCGCCAGCTGCGGACCGTGTAGAGCCCGGCCGCCAGCGCAGGCGCGACCGGCAGCAGCGCCGCGACGAACACCGCCACACTGGATGCCTCGGGCCGGAACAGCGTCTGCACGATGACAGTCGGCAGACAGGCAAGGGCCAGGCTGACTCCCAGCGCGAGATGGCGGTACACCGCCGTGGTGAAGCGGGTCAGAGGGCCCTCGTCCGGCACTCCGGCCGACGCCGGCTCTTCGCCCGCGCGCGCGGCGGCGGGGTGCCGGCCCGCCGCCGCGTCGGATGCGGGGCTGCTCATCCCTTGACCGAGCCCAGCATCACGCCCGAGACGAAGTACCGCTGGACGAACGGGTAGACGAAGAGGATCGGGACGAGGGTCAGGATCATCGTCACCGCCTGGATGTTCGCGTCGATCGCGTCCTTCTGCGTTCCCGCTGCCGCCGCGCTCTCGGTGGCCGCAGTCGATGCCCCCGCGATGAGGTTTCGCAGATAGAGCGTCACCGGGAACAGGTCTCGCTGGTCGAGATACAGGAACGCGCTGAACCAGTCGTTCCAGTACGCCACCGCGTAGAACAGGATCATCGTGGCCAGCACGGCCTTCGAGAGGGGAATGGTGATGCGGGTGAAGATGCCCCACCAGCCCAGCCCGTCGATCTGCGCGGCCTCTTCGAGCTCGCGCGGAAGATTCTCGAAGAACGATTTCATCACCAGCAGGTTGAACACCGACAGCGCTGCGGGCAGGATCACCGCCCACATCGTGTTCTTCAGCCCGATGGACGAGATGAGCACGTAGTT encodes the following:
- a CDS encoding Gfo/Idh/MocA family protein encodes the protein MTTTSSDRHRIGIIGVGVISAVYLRTLAAHPRIDLVAVADLDMQRATAVADAHPGTVALTVDALLARDDIDTVVNLTIPRAHEEVGRRSIAHGKNVYVEKPLTATLAGASPLLAEAAARGTLVGCAPDTVLGTGIQTARHAVEAGLIGRPTAAVATWIAPGHESWHPNPDFYYLPGGGPLLDMGPYYVTSLVQLLGPVVAVTGAAGRSRDERVIGSGARAGERIPVEVATHVTGILEHAGGALSTVVMSFDGFRSAARPIEVHGEDGTLLVPDPNAFSGPVEHTARGVDGWRELDPAAGYIDADRGVGLLDMLGAAGIGPSTNRASGDLAAHVLEVMMTMLTAADEGRRLPIDSRPTLPPLVPLTAAAIWRGTE
- a CDS encoding ThuA domain-containing protein — its product is MKDALVVRGGWDGHHPVEATELFIPYLREHGYDVQVTDSNQIYADSDRMGRVDLIVQSVTMSSISREACQGLRAAVEAGTGLVGWHGGIADSYRNDSDYLQLIGGQFATHPGKEPSLRHGDETDNYLPYTVEFTEEGSTHPITAGLEDFALETEQYWVLHDSLIDILATTTHPTRPWHPWHRPIVSPAVWTRSWGAGRIVVATPGHSVDILEHPTVRTIIERGMLWATRA
- a CDS encoding Gfo/Idh/MocA family protein, encoding MPPLRIALIGTGFMGRAHSHAWRTAGAFFDLPRTVETAVLVGRDAGRAQDLADRFGWAEVSTDWQDVVSRTDIDVVDICTPGNLHAPIALAALAAGKHVLCEKPLANSTQDATVMADAAARAHARGVVAMCGFSYRRTPALALAKQLIDDGLVGAVRHVRAQYLQDWLTDADAPLTWRLDASQAGSGALGDIAAHSIDTAQWLTGSRITAVSAILKTFVPTRPVLAEQVGLGGRGDTDGERGPVTVDDAAAFTATFDDGALGVFEATRMATGRRNANRIEISGERGAIAFDYERSNELEVYDTTDPLVAQGFRRVLATEPQHPYMSAWWPTGHGIGYEHGFTHQAVDFVRAIADGTEVAPTFADALDVQRVLDAVAASAADSSRLTVVPHPSRTESTPS
- a CDS encoding LacI family DNA-binding transcriptional regulator, with the translated sequence MSDVAREAGVSVMTVSHILNGRPRASEATRERVLSVVAELGYEINLTARNLRAGRTDSVALIVPSFHDYFGAVADRLALLIEASNRHLVLERTAANAQHEREALSLARLRMYDGVLLSAYGISYAELELIGKAVPLVLLGEREMPADLNHVRLDNEEGARLATEHLLSRGARHIAVLGGRFDPEQSMASSRREGWETAHREAGLSTDPRLVVPVAEYAMADARTAMRQLLDSGLPVDGVFAVTDVLAHGALAALGERGIRVPDEVQVVGFDDLDVDEFVSSGLTSINPNHDQLAATAVRLLEQRIAGGTAAEHVVTPVSLVVRGSTR
- a CDS encoding YesL family protein translates to MSSPASDAAAGRHPAAARAGEEPASAGVPDEGPLTRFTTAVYRHLALGVSLALACLPTVIVQTLFRPEASSVAVFVAALLPVAPALAAGLYTVRSWRRTPDAGPFALFVRGYRLNLWDVTKWWAPLVLIGVVLSIDIVFAEAVPGAGVLRGIGIVLAVTLTLWSGHALVISAFFSFRTRDVLRVAVVELFSRWQVTLAFASLLIVAIAVVYLATEVGLLALAWAFVAMCELVSRPVVQDVTARFTSEG
- a CDS encoding carbohydrate ABC transporter permease, producing the protein MSAPSHAGRDFRPVSIRDTRGHRAFVVVNTVFLLMICAVMLYPFLTVLAQSFSSPGAIKAGQVNLFPVGFNVETYVAVSQNKQFWQAYGNTVLYTVVGTTIAMVLTTMLAYVISKSHLRGRSFLIGVAVFTMFFNGGIIPNYVLISSIGLKNTMWAVILPAALSVFNLLVMKSFFENLPRELEEAAQIDGLGWWGIFTRITIPLSKAVLATMILFYAVAYWNDWFSAFLYLDQRDLFPVTLYLRNLIAGASTAATESAAAAGTQKDAIDANIQAVTMILTLVPILFVYPFVQRYFVSGVMLGSVKG